A window from Chloroflexota bacterium encodes these proteins:
- a CDS encoding transposase: YFVFYNSRRPHSSLGGMTPDERYARSLPAPAATHNTAA; this comes from the coding sequence GGTACTTCGTGTTCTACAATAGCCGGCGGCCCCATTCGAGTCTCGGCGGGATGACCCCGGACGAGCGCTATGCGAGGTCGTTGCCGGCGCCCGCGGCAACCCACAACACCGCAGCATGA